In Musa acuminata AAA Group cultivar baxijiao chromosome BXJ3-9, Cavendish_Baxijiao_AAA, whole genome shotgun sequence, a single genomic region encodes these proteins:
- the LOC135649082 gene encoding protein HAIKU1-like, which translates to MENSKNHNGLGVNKVIKKEAAAVNRGPPLPRQPRVYNIRSSDFRSVVQQLTGASSALPRPRRLNQSRPPPLQAPVPPRPAPLAPPPAESPFSAYLRFLETSLLHSDGPRRAAASSLHPPSPPPLDLQSPSEFLHLQSPGFLHPQLPLSPSNPFSPLAFQPLPPPSPDVLFPRSPIWKDL; encoded by the coding sequence ATGGAGAACTCCAAGAACCACAATGGTCTCGGAGTCAACAAGGTCATCAAGAAGGAGGCCGCAGCCGTCAACCGCGGGCCGCCACTCCCGCGCCAGCCGCGCGTCTACAACATCCGCAGTAGCGACTTCCGGTCAGTGGTTCAGCAGCTCACCGGCGCCTCCTCTGCCCTTCCTCGCCCGCGCCGCCTCAACCAGTCCCGTCCCCCGCCGCTACAGGCTCCCGTTCCTCCCCGCCCCGCCCCTCTCGCGCCGCCACCCGCCGAGTCTCCCTTCTCCGCCTACTTGCGCTTCCTGGAGACCTCCCTCCTCCACTCCGACGGGCCCCGCCGCGCCGCCGCCTCGTCCCTTCATCCTCCTTCTCCGCCGCCGCTCGACCTTCAGTCGCCCAGCGAGTTCTTGCACCTGCAGTCACCTGGGTTCCTCCACCCTCAGCTGCCTCTCTCTCCCAGCAACCCGTTCTCGCCGCTGGCCTTTCAACCtctgccgccgccgtcgccggACGTGCTCTTCCCTCGGTCTCCTATCTGGAAGGATCTGTAA
- the LOC135648979 gene encoding uncharacterized membrane protein At4g09580-like, whose amino-acid sequence MGGRRRFPLSRLEVAAATGVLASYMLGLVGLYLTMPASDYRFLKLPRTLEDLRILRDHLESYTSDYTMQVLMCYFTVYIFMQTFMIPGTVFMSLLAGALFGVAGGMVLVIVAATAGASSCFFLSKMIGRPLVFSLWPDKLTFFQAQVAKRREKLFNYLLFLRVTPTLPNTFINMASPIVNVPYRVFFLATSIGLIPAAYVTVRAGTALGELKSVADLYDFQSIATIFFIGIVTLTPTFLSKGQK is encoded by the exons ATGGGCGGCCGTCGGAGGTTCCCGTTGTCCCGCCTGGAGGTGGCGGCGGCCACGGGGGTTTTGGCGAGCTACATGTTGGGGCTCGTGGGGCTGTACCTGACGATGCCCGCCTCTGACTACCGCTTCCTTAAACTCCCTCGCACCCTCGAGGACCTCCGGATCCTCAG GGATCATCTAGAAAGCTACACAAGCGACTACACTATGCAGGTCTTGATGTGCTACTTTACAGTTTACATCTTTATGCAGACCTTCATGATCCCAGGAACTGTGTTTATGTCACTACTAGCTGGAGCCCTCTTTGGAGTTGCTGGAGGCATGGTTTTGGTGATTGTTGCTGCAACTGCCGGTGCCTCTTCCTGTTTTTTCCTGTCGAAGATGATAGGAAGGCCCCTGGTTTTCTCATTGTGGCCAGATAAGCTGACTTTTTTCCAGGCTCAG GTTGCAAAacgaagagagaagttgtttaactACCTGCTGTTCCTTCGAGTCACGCCGACACTGCCGAACACATTCATTAACATGGCTTCTCCCATAGTCAATGTGCCCTACCGTGTTTTCTTCTTGGCTACTTCAATTGGGCTCATCCCTGCAGCATACGTCACCGTGCGG GCAGGAACAGCTCTTGGTGAATTAAAGTCGGTGGCCGACCTGTATGATTTCCAATCAATAGCTACAATCTTCTTCATAGGAATTGTTACATTGACACCTACATTTTTAAGCAAGGGTCAGAAGTGA
- the LOC103998753 gene encoding cell division cycle 5-like protein → MRIMIKGGVWKNTEDEILKAAVMKYGKNQWARISSLLVRKSAKQCKARWYEWLDPSIKKTEWTREEDEKLLHLAKLMPTQWRTIAPIVGRTPSQCLERYEKLLDAACAKDENYEPGDDPRKLRPGEIDPNPESKPARPDPVDMDEDEKEMLSEARARLANTRGKKAKRKAREKQLEEARRLASLQKRRELKAAGIDTRHRKRKRKGIDYNAEIPFEKRPPQGFFDVSGEERPVEQPKFPTTIEELEGKRRADIEAQLRKQDVARNKIAQRQDAPSAILQVNKLNDPEAVRKRSKLMLPAPQISDQELEEIAKMGYASDLVLANEELDEGSGATHALLANYSQTPRPGITPLRTPQRTPGGKGDAIMMEAENLARLRESQTPLFGGENPELHPSDFSGVTPRKREIQTPNPMATPSATPGPGLTPRIGMTPSRDGYSFGITPKGTPFRDELHINEDIEMQDTAKMELHRQAELKRNLRFGLNNLPQPKNEYQIVIQPIPEEHEEYEEKVEEDMSDRLAREKAQEQARQEALLRKRSKVLQRELPRPPTASLEIIKKMLMRGDEDRSSFVPPTPFEQADEMINRELLVLLEHDNAKYPIDDKTDEKKKKGTKHLANGKSSAIPELEDLEEDQLKEADSLIKEEIQFLRVVMGHENESFDDFVKARDACQEDLMFFPARSTYGLASVAGNNEKLAALQNEFEIVKKRMDDEAKRATRLEQKIKILTHGYQARAGKLWSQVEATFKQVDTAATELECFQVLQKQELLAATYRVNSLVEEVTKQKALEQNLQHRYGDLLAEHDRVKRLFEEHKMRLRMEEEIAARNRALEEEAAARNRALEEEAAAMNRALEEEAAARNPVPVEEAAEKNVTREETAANNHAMNEELADKKDHLDSDHAEDGTSNEEPIQGEATHCVGIISNGTDDLKEQMPVANSVIVSGDMPQLVTEEKMMVDDKMTLNPVDDNMLPIVLVESTVVIPQADSGVLNSDVVGASVGMEDATISDVSNQEVTASMTQPILSLQNTNEASASDIGGQMAQDDEQQVGLELVDSGNLVVDGSVSNADAHVDNVNVNPSVTDDASGGLSSETVMISSEISANPAVQISGNSMDHDAAKV, encoded by the exons atgaggattatgataaagGGTGGTGTGTGGAAGAACACCGAAGATGAGATCCTCAAAGCGGCGGTCATGAAGTATGGGAAGAACCAGTGGGCTAGGATATCTTCCCTTCTTGTCCGCAAGTCCGCCAAGCAATGCAAGGCCAGATGGTATGAGTGGCTTGACCCATCGATCAAGAAG ACAGAGTGGACAAGGGAAGAAGATGAGAAATTGCTTCATCTCGCCAAGCTTATGCCCACTCAGTGGAGAACAATTGCCCCAATTGTGGGTCGAACACCATCCCAGTGTCTTGAACGCTATGAAAAGCTGCTTGATGCTGCATGTGCAAAAGATGAGAACTATGAACCGGGTGATGACCCCCGAAAGTTGCGCCCAGGAGAGATTGATCCCAATCCTGAATCTAAACCTGCACGTCCTGATCCTGTGGATATGGATGAGGATGAAAAGGAAATGCTTTCAGAAGCACGTGCTCGGTTAGCTAACACTAGAGGCAAGAAGGCAAAAAGAAAGGCAAGGGAGAAACAGCTTGAAGAGGCAAGGAGGCTTGCATCTTTGCAGAAGCGAAGAGAATTGAAAGCAGCTGGAATTGACACAAGGcataggaagaggaagaggaaaggaaTTGATTATAATGCAGAAATACCCTTTGAGAAGAGACCTCCCCAAGGATTCTTTGATGTTTCAGGAGAAGAGAGACCCGTGGAACAACCTAAGTTTCCAACAACAATTGAGGAACTTGAAGGGAAAAGGAGGGCTGACATTGAAGCACAATTAAGGAAGCAAGACGTTGCCAGAAACAAGATTGCACAAAGACAAGATGCCCCTTCTGCAATATTGCAAGTTAACAAACTTAATGATCCAGAAGCAGTCAGGAAGAGGTCCAAACTAATGCTGCCAGCGCCTCAGATTTCAGATCAGGAGTTGGAGGAGATTGCAAAAATGGGTTATGCAAGTGATCTTGTTTTAGCCAATGAGGAGCTTGATGAAGGTAGTGGTGCCACACATGCTCTCCTTGCAAATTATTCTCAGACTCCAAGACCGGGAATTACTCCCTTGCGAACCCCACAGAGAACTCCAGGTGGAAAAGGTGATGCAATTATGATGGAGGCTGAAAATCTTGCACGGTTGAGAGAATCTCAGACGCCTCTTTTTGGTGGGGAGAATCCAGAGTTACACCCTTCAGATTTCTCTGGAGTCACACCAAGGAAAAGGGAAATTCAAACTCCGAATCCCATGGCAACTCCTTCGGCTACTCCTGGACCGGGTCTTACCCCCAGGATTGGCATGACACCTTCCAGAGATGGATATTCTTTTGGTATAACACCAAAGGGGACTCCTTTCAGGGATGAACTTCACATAAATGAAGATATTGAAATGCAGGATACTGCAAAGATGGAGCTGCATCGGCAGGCTGAGCTGAAAAGAAACTTGCGTTTTGGCTTAAACAATCTTCCACAACCTAAGAATGAGTATCAGATAGTTATCCAACCCATTCCTGAGGAGCATGAAGAATATGAGGAGAAGGTCGAAGAGGATATGTCCGACAGATTAGCCAGGGAGAAGGCACAAGAACAAGCAAGGCAGGAGGCCTTGCTAAGGAAGCGATCCAAAGTGCTTCAGAGAGAGCTTCCTAGACCTCCTACTGCCTCACTGGAGATTATCAAGAAGATGCTGATGAGGGGTGATGAAGATAGAAGCTCGTTTGTTCCCCCTACTCCATTTGAGCAGGCTGATGAAATGATAAATAGGGAACTTCTTGTATTGCTAGAACATGACAATGCTAAGTATCCAATTGATGATAAAACAgacgagaagaaaaagaaagggacCAAGCATTTGGCAAATGGTAAATCTTCTGCAATACCTGAACTTGAAGATTTGGAAGAAGATCAGCTGAAGGAG GCTGATTCTTTGATAAAGGAAGAAATTCAGTTTTTGCGAGTGGTGATGGGGCATGAGAATGAGTCTTTTGATGATTTTGTCAAAGCACGTGATGCATGCCAGGAAGATCTCATGTTTTTTCCTGCTCGTAGTACCTATGGTCTTGCAAGTGTTGCTGGGAACAATGAGAAACTTGCTGCTTTACAAAATGAATTTGAGATTGTGAAGAAGAGAATGGATGATGAAGCAAAGAGGGCAACACGACTTGAACAGAAAATTAAAATTCTCACGCATGGTTACCAA GCAAGGGCTGGAAAATTATGGTCACAGGTGGAGGCCACATTCAAGCAAGTGGATACCGCTGCAACAGAACTTGAATGCTTTCAAGTGTTACAAAAGCAGGAACTGCTAGCAGCTACTTACAGAGTTAATAGCTTAGTTGAAGAAGTCACCAAGCAAAAAGCACTAGAACAGAATCTACAGCATCGTTATGGGGATCTCTTGGCTGAGCATGATCGAGTTAAAAGGCTGTTTGAGGAACATAAGATGCGGCTGCGTATGGAAGAAGAAATTGCTGCAAGGAACCGAGCTCTTGAGGAAGAAGCTGCTGCAAGGAATCGTGCTCTTGAGGAGGAAGCTGCTGCAATGAATCGTGCTCTTGAGGAGGAAGCTGCTGCAAGGAATCCTGTTCCTGTGGAGGAAGCTGCTGAGAAAAATGTTACTCGGGAAGAAACGGCAGCGAACAATCATGCAATGAATGAGGAACTGGCAGATAAGAAGGATCATCTTGATTCAGATCATGCTGAAGATGGCACTTCTAACGAAGAGCCTATTCAAGGTGAAGCTACCCAttgtgtgggtattatttctaatgGTACGGATGATCTCAAGGAGCAGATGCCTGTTGCCAATAGTGTTATTGTGTCTGGTGACATGCCTCAGCTTGTGACCGAAGAGAAAATGATGGTTGATGATAAGATGACTCTGAACCCAGTTGATGACAACATGCTCCCCATTGTTCTGGTTGAAAGCACCGTTGTTATTCCTCAAGCTGATTCTGGTGTTTTAAACTCAGATGTTGTTGGTGCTTCAGTTGGCATGGAGGATGCAACAATTTCAGATGTCAGTAATCAAGAAGTTACTGCATCAATGACACAACCTATTTTGTCTTTGCAAAACACAAATGAAGCTTCTGCCTCTGACATAGGCGGTCAGATGGCTCAGGATGACGAGCAGCAAGTTGGGTTGGAGTTGGTCGACTCTGGCAACCTTGTAGTAGATGGTAGTGTCTCTAACGCAGATGCTCATGTGGACAATGTAAATGTAAATCCAAGTGTGACCGATGATGCATCTGGTGGTTTGAGTTCAGAAACAGTTATGATTAGTTCAGAGATATCGGCCAATCCTGCTGTTCAGATTTCTGGCAACTCGATGGATCATGATGCAGCAAAGGTGTAA
- the LOC135649845 gene encoding binding partner of ACD11 1-like: MSARTVKVSNVSLSASLHDIKEFFSFSGDIEYVEMQSADEWSQIAYVTFKDSQGAETALLLSGATIVDLSVIVTPAPEYQLPVTVSAPTVNKEVKVTGGGESASHKAEDVVTSMLAKGFILGKDAIGKAKAFDEKHQLTSTASAKVSSFDKKIGLTEKISMGTSAVNEKVKEMDQKFQVSEKTKSAFAAAEQKVSVAGSAIMKNRYVFTGASWVTGAFNKVAKAASDVGSKTKEKVAAEQEHRI, translated from the exons ATGTCG GCAAGGACAGTGAAAGTCAGCAATGTTTCTCTGAGTGCATCATTGCATGATATTAAAGAGTTCTTCTCCTTTTCTGGGGACATCGAATATGTTGAGATGCAAAG TGCGGATGAATGGTCTCAAATTGCTTATGTTACCTTCAAAGATTCACAGGGAGCAGAAACAGCTCTTCTTCTCTCA GGGGCAACAATAGTTGATCTCTCTGTCATTGTTACACCTGCTCCAGAATACCAATTACCTGTAACTGTTTCAGCTCCTACTGTG AATAAAGAGGTCAAAGTCACTGGTGGTGGTGAATCTGCTTCTCATAAAGCAGAAGATGTTGTCACCAGTATGCTCGCCAAGGGCTTTATTCTAGGCAAAGATGCTATCGGCAAAGCAAAAGCTTTCGATGAGAAGCACCAACTCACATCCACAGCTAGCGCCAAGGTTTCATCATTCGACAAAAAAATTGGCCTGACTGAGAAGATCAGCATGGGTACTTCAGCTGTCAATGAAAAGGTCAAGGAAATGGATCAGAAGTTCCAGGTCTCCGAGAAGACTAAGTCAGCCTTTGCTGCAGCTGAGCAGAAAGTAAGTGTTGCAGGATCTGCAATCATGAAGAACAGGTATGTCTTCACCGGAGCATCCTGGGTAACTGGTGCATTCAACAAAGTTGCCAAGGCTGCAAGTGATGTGGGATCGAAGACGAAAGAGAAAGTTGCTGCTGAACAGGAACACAGAATATAA